In the Cellulomonas sp. C5510 genome, CCCGGCGGGCCCGCGCCGCGATGGTGTCGGACGGCAGCTCCTGCGCCTCCACCCACTCGAGGAACGCGGCGGCACGGGCCTGCGGCATCCGGTCCACGAAGGTCTCGGCGGCCCGGAACAGCGCGAGGACCGCGTCCAGGTCCCGGTCCGCTCGCGCACCGCCCGGTCCGCCTGCGAGCGCCGCCCGGCGCCACGGGTCCGCGAGCCCGGAGGCCTCCCAGAGCGCCCACAGGACGGTCTGCGCGTCGGCGCCCGGGTCGGCGGCGGCCGCGCGGCCGGCGGCCAGCACGCCGGCGAGCCGGACGACCGGGCGGCGCACGGCCTGCGGCAGCGTGGCCGCCCGCCCGGGGAACGCGAGCGCCTCGACCAGCAGGTCGTCGCTCGGCCGGCCGCCCCCCGCGCCGACCTCCTCCTGGCGCAGCGCACGCCGCAGCCGCCGCAGGCCCACGGCGTCCATGCCGCCCAGCGGCGAGCAGCACAGGCGCGCGGCGAGCGCCGCGTCGAGCGCGAGCCCGCCGGTGGCCGCCCCGTCCGGTGCCGGGACCCGCGTCGCGAGACCGTCCACGGCCGGGGCTCCCCCGGCGTCGACAGCCGGCCCGGCGGGGCCGGCGTGGGGAGGCCTCCCGCACCGACCCCACCGCCCGGGCGGTCCCCGCCGAGCACGCAGCGCAGCGCGTCGAGCAGCGGCCGCACCGCGGGCTCGTCGCGCAGCGGGACGTCGCTGCCCACCACGGCGACCGGCACGGACGCCGACCCGAGCGCCCGGCGCAGCGCTGTCACCTGCGCACCCGACCGGGTGACCACGGCCATCTCGGCCCACGGCGTGCCGTCCTCGAGGTGCGCGCGGCGCAGCGCGTGGGCGATCCAGGCGGCCTCCTGCGCGGCGCTGGGGAGCACCGCGGTGCGCACCAGGTCGCGAGGTGCGTCGGGCCCGCCGCCGGCCCGCGGCACACCGGCGCCCGCCTCGGTGCCGCCCCCTCGGCCCGGCCCGACCGCGCCCGGGAGGGAGGCCGGCCGTGCACGCCGGTGCGCCGCGCCTCCCACGACGGCCACGCGCTGCGACACCCGCCCGGCCACCTGGCGCAGGGCCGGTCCGTGGCGGCGGACCGTCTCCAGCACCATGCGGTGCGCGCCGAGCTCCCCCGGCCCGTCCCCGTGGGCGTCGGCGCGACCGACGAGCGCGGGGGTGGCCCCGCGGAACGTCTGCACCGCCTCGTCGGGGTCGGCGAGCAGCAGCACCGTCGCCCCGTCGTCCTGCAGCACGCGCAGCAGCCGGGCGGTGGCCTCGGTCGCCTCCTGGTAGTCGTCCACGACGAC is a window encoding:
- a CDS encoding UvrD-helicase domain-containing protein; the encoded protein is MTVTPAAPPGPAGLRLVRPVLADVPPPVRLGADQRAVVERLLAREDRALLVVGAAGTGKTLLAVEAVAAALGADDDALLPSPGTPSPDEVLVLASGRRAAAELRDRIGARVRRTTGQAMVRTAASAAFAVLRSRAALLGEPAPTLISGPEQDLALAELLAGHAAGEGVPLRWPAGVPDDALTLRAFRGELRDLLMRAAERGVGPVELAALGDRHGRPEWVAAATLYAEYLDVTTLRAGTPDAGARHDPATVVEEAAEALRAWDQELPGRPRPRWRLVVVDDYQEATEATARLLRVLQDDGATVLLLADPDEAVQTFRGATPALVGRADAHGDGPGELGAHRMVLETVRRHGPALRQVAGRVSQRVAVVGGAAHRRARPASLPGAVGPGRGGGTEAGAGVPRAGGGPDAPRDLVRTAVLPSAAQEAAWIAHALRRAHLEDGTPWAEMAVVTRSGAQVTALRRALGSASVPVAVVGSDVPLRDEPAVRPLLDALRCVLGGDRPGGGVGAGGLPTPAPPGRLSTPGEPRPWTVSRRGSRHRTGRPPAGSRSTRRSPRACAARRWAAWTPWACGGCGVRCARRRSARGAAGRATTCWSRRSRSPGGRPRCRRPCAARSSGSPACWPPAARPPPTRAPTRRPSCGRSGRPPGSRTRGAGRRSQADRAVRERTGTWTRSSRCSGPPRPSWTGCRRPVPPRSSSGWRRRSCRPTPSRRGPAGTRWPC